In Roseibium algicola, the DNA window TTTTGATCTATATCTTTTTTTGAAGAGGTTGGGCGGGCGTATATTTTTGCCCGCGCTGCCTATTTGACCGGTCGGAAACGTAGCATGTTAAACCGGATGTATTCGATACTGGACAGACGGCTTCGCCCCTTGCGAAATCATGTCTTCCTGGCTTTTCCCAAGCACAAGATCGCCTTTGCCCGTATCGCAGAACCTGCTTTTCAACTTCTGCGCCCGGTTCTTCATTGCCTTGCCGGTACCGACAAGCTCAAGGCCCTTTCCGGTTTTGATCTTCGGACCGCCGCCACGGAACGGCTGCTCTTCCATGGGAATGTGGAGCTACTTACAGCACGCGAACTCAAGCGGCGGCATCCCGAAATGAAAGTCGCAGCCTGGGTCCAGGATCCGATGCATCGGTTGGCCTACTGTTATGAGAAAGTCATCCTGAGTGCCGATCCGCTTCCTGCCTATTATGAAGAGCGCCAGTTCAATCAGGACATGACACCTCAGGAGTTCGTGTCACACGTTGCGTCGATCTCGGACCTGGAAGCAGACAATCTGTTTCGCAGCCAGACAGCTGCCCTCACCTACAAAGGTATGTTGACGGCCGATCTGATCTTGCAGCTTGAAGATTTCGACCAGTCATTCGCAACTTTTCTTTCGGAAAGCTCTCTCAGGTTCCGCACGAAATCTCCTGTCGCGTATCACGTGGACAATTTTGTCGGCAGGGACACGCTGTTGTCCTTTACCGAAGACAGCCTGGTTCAGCAGCTGCGGCGGCGCTACAAGTCAGACTACGACCTGTTCTACAAACCGGCGGCTCTTTCTGCCTGACGCTGCGCAATTTTACGTATCGAATACCGGCTGAAGCGATACTTTCGGAAACACATACCTTCGTTTGCGCCTGCATTTTGGGCAACGCATACTGATTTTCCAGCCGATTTCATGAACCAACTTGGTTGCACTATTAACTGAGATGGCAAATCGTACTCGGAATTACTCGATTTTCTTGAGATTTTACCTCTCAAGCGCATTGACACCTGAGCGCATGAATGTAGGGTGTGCGCACATTGGCACCGGCGGTTCCCACGGCGCCGCCGATTAACAATCACAACATTCGGGCAAAGCGCTCCATGGCATTTAATACTCTCGGTCTTAGCGAGAAGGTCCTCGCTGCAGTTGAAGCAGCAGGTTATAAGGAACCCACGGCAATCCAGTCGGGCGCCATTCCGCAGGTGCTTGAGCGCCGCGACATCCTTGGCATTGCCCAGACCGGAACCGGCAAGACCGCAAGTTTCACACTGCCCATGCTGACGTTGCTCGAAAAAGGCCGCGCTCGTGCGCGGATGCCGCGCACGCTCATCCTGGAACCGACGCGCGAACTCGCTGCGCAGGTTGAAGAGAATTTCGCCAAATACGGCACCAACCATAAACTCAATGTCGCCCTGCTGATCGGCGGCGTCTCCTTTTCCGACCAGGACAAGAAGCTCGACCGTGGCACAGATGTTCTGATTGCGACGCCTGGCCGTCTGCTTGATCACTTCGAGCGCGGTAAGCTGTTGTTGCAGGGCGTTGAAATCCTTGTCATCGACGAAGCCGATCGTATGCTCGACATGGGCTTCATTCCGGATATCGAGCGGATCTGCAAACTGATCCCGTTCACCCGTCAGACTCTTTTCTTCTCGGCGACGATGCCACCGGAAATTCAGCGTCTGACCGAAACGTTCCTGCAGAATCCGGCCCGTATCGAAGTCGCTCCGACCTCGTCGACGGCTGAAAACGTCGCTCAGTTTCTGAAGGCAGCCGAGTCCAAGGACTACGAAAAGCGCGCAGCCCTGCGCGAACTGCTGGAAGGTGCCGAAGACCTCAAGAATGCGATTGTCTTCTGCAACCGCAAACGGGACGTGACGACGCTTTACCGGTCTCTGGAGCGTCATGAATACAACGTCGGCGCTCTCCATGGCGACATGGACCAGCGTACACGTATGATGATGCTGGACAATTTCCGGAAGGGAACGATCAAGCTCCTTGTCGCGAGTGACGTTGCCGCGCGTGGCCTCGATATTCCCGAGGTCAGCCACGTCTTCAACTTCGATGTTCCGAGCAATGCCGAAGACTATGTCCACCGGATCGGCCGGACGGGCCGCGCCGGACGCAAGGGCACAGCCTTCACGCTCGTAACCGGTGAAGACCAGAAATACCTCGATGCCATTCAGACATTGATCAAGAAGGACATCGACTGGCTGGGCGATGCGATCGACTTCGAAGCTGCCGCACAGGAACGCAAGGCACGCCGCAAGGCCGGCAAGCCTTCCAGGAACGCACGGTCGAGCAACGACAACGAGGCTGCAGAACAACCCAAGCCTTCCAATCGTCGCCGGTCGCAGAGCAAGCCACGCGAAGTCGTGGAAGAGCAGATGGAGGAACTCCCGGAAATGCTGAACCCGACACCGGTCTCAAACCTGCCGCAACGGCAGACTGGCAAGCGCTCCAGAAACGATAAACTGGAACCTGCCTTCGGTGTTGGCGTTCACATTCCTGCGTTTCTTCTGCGTGAACCGCGGCCTAAAAAGGCCTCGTAACGCCGAATTCTCTCCAGGTTTTGCCTTAAGCTTAACGGCTCCTTAAACCTTCCAGCCGAGTTTAAAACCTAGTTCTTGTGTCCGTGTGGGGCGGATTCGCAAGGCATGGGTGAGAGAAACTTGATGGCGGATGAAGACGACCATAAGCGGACTATCCAGTATGGAGAGTCCGCAATCAGTTACATCAAGAAGAATGTACTGCCAGCCTATCCTCGTTCCTACGAGCTTTGGTACACTTACGCGGCTGGGTACAATCAAGGCCTGAACAGGGCCGTCAATGAATCCATAAAGTCCAACGGCAGGATCAGCACTGACGAGATGCTGACCCTTTACGGTCGTTTCCTGTCGCCGACGAGGCTCGGTGATCGTCTGGATGAAGTTGGCTCCAAGGTTTCCCGGGAAGTTGAAGAACTTGTCGACACGCTAAAACTGAGTGCCGACGCCACGTCCGATTATGGCACCGCGCTCGAGCAGGCAGGCGAAAAGATCAGGTCAGTTTCCGATCCGGAGAAATTACAGAACTACGTCACACATCTGGTGAAATCGACCCAGAATGCAGTTGCGTCCAACCGCAAGCTGGAGAGCCAGCTGCTTGAGTCCAAGAAACACATTGAGAACCTGCAGTCGTCACTGGAAGCGATCCGCTACGAATCCCTCACGGACGAGCTGACAACACTCAACAATCGCAAACACTTCGAGAACTCGATTGAACGTGTCATCGATCAATCAAAGGAGAGCGGTCGTGGCTTCTCCTTGCTGATGACCGATATCGATCACTTCAAGAAGTTCAACGACACCTATGGCCACCAGACTGGCGACCAGGTTCTGCGACTTGTCGCACTTGCGGTTAAACAGAACATCAAGGCACAGGACATCGCCTGCCGGTATGGCGGTGAGGAATTTGCGATCATTCTGCCACATGTCGGGCTCGAAGATGCCGCCGAAATTGGTGAGAACATCCGAAATGCGGTGATGTCCAAAGAACTCGTAAAACGTTCAACGGGAGAAAATCTCGGCCGTGTGACCATCTCTGTCGGCATCGCAACCTACGAGAACATTGATACGGTCCATTCCATCGTTTCGCGCGCGGACGAAGCGCTTTACCTTGCAAAAGATGCCGGTCGAAACCTTGTGAAGACTGAAAAGGATCTAGCAGGGGTGGATCAACGGGAAGACGTTGCCTGATCCAAGGCATCGTCCCTGATCAAGTATCAAGTTTCTAAATTCATTGAAAAAACAGGGGCTGAGCAGAAAACTGTCTCAGTCTTTTGCATTCAGCCCCATTTGCCAGAAATCACTTTCCAGACGGCAGGCCTTCTCAAATATGGACAGGACGCGCGGATAGCGATGCTCCGTCAACGTCTGGCCTGCAGTTCCGTCTAGCCAGGCGATAAAGCCCTTTGCGAGTTCCTGATAGCCTTCACTGGCGTATTCCCGGATCCAGCGTGCGTAGGGATTGCCATCGGTGTCGCAGCCTTCCTCGGCCAGCCTGGCTCCAATTTCCGCATAACCAATCACGCAAGGTGCAAGAGCTGCCTGAAGGTCCAGGAGATCACCAGCCATACCGGCATCGAGCACAAAGCGCGTGTAAGCCATTGTGGGCGTGTCTTCTGGTGCCTGCTCGATCATGTCACGCTCCATGCCCCAACTGCGGCACATCTCGACATGCAGATCGAGTTCATCATCCAGGATCGCCTTTACCCCGTCCAGTGACTGACGCATGTCGGCGACTGACGGGCTTTTGTAGACGCCAAGCGCATAAGCGCGGGCGAACTGGATGAGAAACAGATAGTCCTGAACTAGGTAGTGCTTGAAACAAGATAACGGCAGCGTTCCCGCGCCAAGCTGCTGAACAAATGCATGACGGGTGTAGTCGGACCATTGCGGGCCGGCGTCGGCCTTCAGCCGCTCGAAAAGGCTCATGAAAATCTCATCGAATAGATAGAAAGGCGCGATCAGCGTGCCAGGGCATTCAGGTCCGCAGCCTGAAGCGAAACGGATTCCCCACAGCCACAGGCGGACACTTCATTCGGGTTCTTGAAGATGAAGCCTGAACGGAACTTGGTCACTTCGAAGTCCATTTCCGTGCCGAGCAGAAAGAGCACAGCAGAAGGATCCACAAAGAGTTTCGCCCCCTTGTCTTCAACGGCATCATCACCTGGCCGTGCCGCATCCACCATTTCCATGGTGTATTCCATACCGGCACAGCCGCCTTTCTTGATACCGACACGCAAGCCAATCGCATTCTTGTCGGAGTTATCGACAAGTTCCTTCACGCGCTCGGCGGCGGCGTCAGTCAGGGTCATCACCTGGAATTTAGCGGCGGAAGCCATATGATCCTCGTTCAGTGCAGCGAATGCTAAACCTGATATGGGGTTTCAGCTTATCCGATTAAAGGCTTGAAGCTCAATACCAGTTGAGCGCAACCTTCGCTTCGTCAGACATGCGATCGGGCGTCCAGGGAGGATCGAAGACCATATCGACGTTGACCGGCCCTACCCCTGCGACCGCAGAAACGGCATTTTCCACCCAGCCCGGCATTTCGCCAGCCACAGGGCAGCCAGGGGCCGTCAGGGTCATGTCGATGTTGATCGACCTGTCATCCTCGATATCGACCTTGTAGATCAGGCCAAGCTCATAGATGTCACACGGAATTTCCGGATCGTAGACCGTCTTCAGAGCACCGATGATATCGGTGGTCAGCTGGTCGAGTTCATTTGCCGGAATGGCGCTCTTGGCCGAGACTTCCGTCTGCAACTCTTCGCCGTCCGCGCCGGTATCGATTGTGGTAGCGTTTTCCATGGGGTCCGTCCTTACCCGAAAAAGCTCTGAGCCTTCAACAGGGCTTCATACAGCGCGTCCACTTCCGCACGCGTGTTGTAAAGCCCGAAGCTTGCCCGACATGTAGAGGTCACACCATATCTTGCCAAGAGCGGCTGTGCACAATGGGTCCCTGCCCGGACCGCCACCCCTGCCCGATCGATGATCGTGGCAACGTCATGTGCGTGAGCGCCTTGCAGTTCGAAGGAGACGATTGCGCCCTTGTCCGGTGCATCCCCGAAAATCCGCAGCGAGTTGATCTCGCGCAGCTTCTGGTGGGCATAGTCCTTCAGATCCGCCTCATGGCGGGCAATGTTCTCCCGCCCGAGTGCATCCATATAGTCGAGTGCCGCACCGAGGCCGATTGCCTGGACGATCGGGGGCGTGCCGGCCTCGAAACGATGTGGCGGCTCGTTATAGGTAACAAGGTCCTCGGTCACGTCGAGGATCATCTCGCCGCCGCCATTGAAGGGGCGCAAGGCTTTCAGCCGATCCGGCTTGCCCCACAGGACCCCGATGCCCGACGGCCCATAGACCTTGTGTCCCGTGAAGACATAATAGTCGCAGTCGATGTCCTGTACGTCGACAGGAAGATGCACGGCCGCCTGGCTTCCGTCCACAAGCACCGGGATGCCCCGTTCATGCGCGATCCGGCAAACTTCCTTCACCGGAACGACCGTGCCCAG includes these proteins:
- a CDS encoding sulfotransferase family 2 domain-containing protein; this translates as MLNRMYSILDRRLRPLRNHVFLAFPKHKIAFARIAEPAFQLLRPVLHCLAGTDKLKALSGFDLRTAATERLLFHGNVELLTARELKRRHPEMKVAAWVQDPMHRLAYCYEKVILSADPLPAYYEERQFNQDMTPQEFVSHVASISDLEADNLFRSQTAALTYKGMLTADLILQLEDFDQSFATFLSESSLRFRTKSPVAYHVDNFVGRDTLLSFTEDSLVQQLRRRYKSDYDLFYKPAALSA
- a CDS encoding DEAD/DEAH box helicase, translating into MAFNTLGLSEKVLAAVEAAGYKEPTAIQSGAIPQVLERRDILGIAQTGTGKTASFTLPMLTLLEKGRARARMPRTLILEPTRELAAQVEENFAKYGTNHKLNVALLIGGVSFSDQDKKLDRGTDVLIATPGRLLDHFERGKLLLQGVEILVIDEADRMLDMGFIPDIERICKLIPFTRQTLFFSATMPPEIQRLTETFLQNPARIEVAPTSSTAENVAQFLKAAESKDYEKRAALRELLEGAEDLKNAIVFCNRKRDVTTLYRSLERHEYNVGALHGDMDQRTRMMMLDNFRKGTIKLLVASDVAARGLDIPEVSHVFNFDVPSNAEDYVHRIGRTGRAGRKGTAFTLVTGEDQKYLDAIQTLIKKDIDWLGDAIDFEAAAQERKARRKAGKPSRNARSSNDNEAAEQPKPSNRRRSQSKPREVVEEQMEELPEMLNPTPVSNLPQRQTGKRSRNDKLEPAFGVGVHIPAFLLREPRPKKAS
- a CDS encoding GGDEF domain-containing protein, which translates into the protein MADEDDHKRTIQYGESAISYIKKNVLPAYPRSYELWYTYAAGYNQGLNRAVNESIKSNGRISTDEMLTLYGRFLSPTRLGDRLDEVGSKVSREVEELVDTLKLSADATSDYGTALEQAGEKIRSVSDPEKLQNYVTHLVKSTQNAVASNRKLESQLLESKKHIENLQSSLEAIRYESLTDELTTLNNRKHFENSIERVIDQSKESGRGFSLLMTDIDHFKKFNDTYGHQTGDQVLRLVALAVKQNIKAQDIACRYGGEEFAIILPHVGLEDAAEIGENIRNAVMSKELVKRSTGENLGRVTISVGIATYENIDTVHSIVSRADEALYLAKDAGRNLVKTEKDLAGVDQREDVA
- the tenA gene encoding thiaminase II; the encoded protein is MSLFERLKADAGPQWSDYTRHAFVQQLGAGTLPLSCFKHYLVQDYLFLIQFARAYALGVYKSPSVADMRQSLDGVKAILDDELDLHVEMCRSWGMERDMIEQAPEDTPTMAYTRFVLDAGMAGDLLDLQAALAPCVIGYAEIGARLAEEGCDTDGNPYARWIREYASEGYQELAKGFIAWLDGTAGQTLTEHRYPRVLSIFEKACRLESDFWQMGLNAKD
- the sufA gene encoding Fe-S cluster assembly scaffold SufA — translated: MASAAKFQVMTLTDAAAERVKELVDNSDKNAIGLRVGIKKGGCAGMEYTMEMVDAARPGDDAVEDKGAKLFVDPSAVLFLLGTEMDFEVTKFRSGFIFKNPNEVSACGCGESVSLQAADLNALAR
- a CDS encoding SUF system Fe-S cluster assembly protein — its product is MENATTIDTGADGEELQTEVSAKSAIPANELDQLTTDIIGALKTVYDPEIPCDIYELGLIYKVDIEDDRSINIDMTLTAPGCPVAGEMPGWVENAVSAVAGVGPVNVDMVFDPPWTPDRMSDEAKVALNWY
- a CDS encoding cysteine desulfurase encodes the protein MTVATAEETTGNTGYDVETIRRDFPILSREVYGKPLVYLDNGASAQKPQQVIDAVTKAYSEEYANVHRGLHFLSNTATDNYEAAREKVRRFLNAGSVDEVVFTKSTTEAINLVSYGLGPDYFADGGEIVLSIMEHHSNIVPWHFHRERHGAKLKWVYVREDGSFDLDAFADTLTDKTRLVALTHMSNVLGTVVPVKEVCRIAHERGIPVLVDGSQAAVHLPVDVQDIDCDYYVFTGHKVYGPSGIGVLWGKPDRLKALRPFNGGGEMILDVTEDLVTYNEPPHRFEAGTPPIVQAIGLGAALDYMDALGRENIARHEADLKDYAHQKLREINSLRIFGDAPDKGAIVSFELQGAHAHDVATIIDRAGVAVRAGTHCAQPLLARYGVTSTCRASFGLYNTRAEVDALYEALLKAQSFFG